In Thunnus albacares chromosome 1, fThuAlb1.1, whole genome shotgun sequence, the DNA window GCGTGTATTTTGATGtgtgcatgtaatttcttttgctGTAAAGCACAATATTCAGAAATATGTCAACAGAAAAGAGGTATGCGATTTTCAAAAAATtttctcactttatttttaacagGTGAGGACATTaggaaaaaagacagatatcATAATCATATAATAAGAattatagatatagatataaatatagacaAAAGCAGCACTTATTTAATACCAAAATGTatacattaacatttatgaGAATTATTTAATCATGTTGAAAATACTATAAAGTTATTCTTGGGGTGACACCATGTCATAGACCAGACAAGCCATGCTGCAGCGGGCGAAATGAGTCATCTCCCAGACACTTGGGGAGCAGGCTACCTGACATAGGTCTGACATCATctatttacttacttatttatttatttattgtgtttcagGTCCCATGAGGACTTAAACTGCCTGGAAAATTGTCTTCAGTGGTGATCCATAAGTATAACTAGAAAGTCCATCAAATAAAGCCATGACTTATTTTTCAACAATCTTGCTTTTCTACCCATCCAGTCAAATTAAACTGCTTGTTTCTTCAAAATTGATATCTCACTGGTTTACATGTCAACCTTCACTTGTACCTCTAACAGCTAAAAACAATTAACTTAGCTAAGCTGCTCCAGTTTTACCTGATTGATGTCACTCAAGTAATTTGATTGGATTTTCATAGTTTCCAGACAGCTTAATATAACAGTGTGACATGCTAATTAGTACTTTCCATTAAAagtaaacatattttaacatgtaaaatTACTTCCCCTTTGTGAAATGTTCCCTCACCTTGACAATGACGATAGCACTccgctccctctcctcctcgCCTTGGCCTTAATTTTCTTCAGTGGATCTTCAAAgtaaacaagaaaacatttaaaatttatATACCAAGGTTTTGATTTATGACTCATTAATAGTGGCATTTTTCATACTGTGGTCTTATTGGCTAAATTGCTAACCAATTTCAGTTGTTTACTGGAGTAAAGAGACAAATACAGTTTGAGAAAAAATACAGGCTACAACAATCTGACAATGTTCAAAGGTTGGGTGATTGTGTCAAAGCAGTTACATACTCCAAAAGAAATGCTGGTAAGGAGTTTATCAGGCAAGAAGGGTTTAACAAGTGCTTCACCATAACTGTGGTTCACTTTTTTTAATGGCTGTTGTTTCTAAATTGTATAAAtcttattttctctcatttccctgagttcttttctttttatccttttttgtACAACACTTTGTAACCTCTGTGTCCATACATATGTATGCTATGAACTTAATCATTACCAAGTACCTTTCTgatattaaacaaacacaatgattAAGATACAGTATTTTTGCCAATGATAATTTACAGGTAAATGTGTGATGAGTTGAGCATTATTGAGTGTCTTCACTGGCATAAAGGCCATTTGTAAGCAGGATCATGAATACAAACTGCTTTATAAATCCACACAAAAGGaatctgcctctgtgtgtgcacagagtTTTAGTTAAACCTACACAGTTTATGTATCTGGTCCCTGAAAACAAAATGGGACAAAAAGTTGAAGTCTGACACCTTTGTGAATCCAGGAAAATCACAGCAACCATCACCTGAAATCTGATGAGGCAGAGTGCCTTCCAGCTGTTGACTGACCTCCAAGATCTTGTCCCATTCAGTCCTGTTCGTTTCTGGGTTGAGGTATGCTTTCTGAATTTCAAAAAAGGTTTTGTGCCCCATGAAATTCAGGTGCAGATGTTTGGCCCATGTCTTGAACTGTGTAAAACTGCCTCCAGAAAAAAGAATGGAAAGAGCTGTAAGAAGATGGATTTCAGGTAATGCATCCCAAAGGAGAGGAGATGACATCCATGTGCCCCTGTGTCCACCAAGGCAGCTCCACGCCACCTTTGTCTGTGCACCACAgtgagacatgttttttttggttattgGCTTTCCACAAGTCTGACACTTTTTGAACAACTCCATCAAACAGCTGTTGTTCACAATAGTCCTTGACCCACTCAAgtctttctctgtgttctcATCTGATTTAGATGCTGTTGTAGAGCTTAATTCAGTCTCTTGGTGGGAGCTCTCATCCAGACAATCCTTAGATGCCGCCGCACTGCACGAACCTTCCCTGAGTTCAGCTGGAGGAGGGGATGGGGATGAGGTGCTCGGAGCTCCTGAGGCAATCTGGGATAGGAGAGACAGATATAAAATGGGTTAGAAGTAGCTGTGCATGCAACATACTTAATTTTGACTagagcccctttcacacatgcactgcaaccctgaaatTTTCCAGACATTATCtggaggagctgtatgtgtgaacacaaATGTCCTAATCAGTCGGACCTGACATTAAATGGACTTTACTCTGCCAGCTCCCTCGTAAAAAGTCTGTAATGTCTGATTGAGCTTATGTGTGAATACAGAAGTGAATTCTCCAGAGAATTCACAGCAAGCGGGCTACAACTGCTTGCTTCAGTAAGTGCAACAAATCTGGCAGTAAGGAGATGGTATGAGTAATttatcaaaatgttgaacaagcagaacataTACTTAAATATGACGTCTTTGACTTCCACCTGTCACCTCCCCTTTCATCCACAGTTGCTATTTTACACATGTGGCTGGTGCTGGATAAACACAGCCAGCTAAGCTACATTGTTTTAACTGGGCCTGAATGCTCTGTTGTGAAGCTAGtgctaaagagagagaggacttcctgtgatttctcataaaataaaagcaattttatttctgatgaaaaacttaaaaatgctGAATTACAACCGCAGTGTACTTTTTGCATCATGTCCTGCCTCCTCCACTCCTCGCCTAAACCAAACAGAGTGTTTCCAGTAGGTGAGAACGCATCTGACACGGACAATCTCCTGctgtgtgctacatgtgtgaGAGGGCAACTCTGGAAAATGTCCGGACCAGATTCTCCAGACATTGCCCGGAGTTCATACGTATACGGATTTTATGAATCAAAATTGaaaaattttaatgaaaatcGATTTCAATCggaaaatcaattttttaaacCGAGCTCTAATGAAGAATTCATGTTAATCTTATTtacacagacaaaaaatatcaatatcacgTGTTATACTGACAAGAACTGGTACGGAGGGCAAAGGTGACGCAGTATCCACACCAGTATCTTGAACACCCGAGGAAGAAGCTTGTGACGATGTACTGGGACCcttgaataaaaacagatattgtAAGGCCAGTGGTGCAATGTTCTCATAACACGGATAAATCACATGCTAACTCAAgatattaaaacatgaaatattaggAATATAGCTTTACTGCCTCATACTTACTGAAGTTGACACAGAGGTCCTGTTTGACTCTGTGTCCACACTGGAACCTGAAACCACTGAGGTGCATGCCTCTGCAGCTGTGCTGGGAGTGTTCACctaataaacaattaaaaaattatataagcAATGAAATTTAATTATGATACCATTTTCCACCTGACAGTTTCTACTCAGTTCAGTGCATcaagtaaataaaatacttttccAACCCCAGTTCATGTGTTCAGGTCACAGAGTTACACTGCATGCACCTTAGAGACGGTCCCTAACTTCAGCCTGTCATTTTCCTTGTATTCTGCCGACTCAGCAAGGTTTCCAAAGCAGTACACTTCAACAACGGGTCGTGAGGTAAAACACATTACCTGTACAGCatcagtcaaactttattatGTAATGCACAATAGATCTGGTGGGGATTGATGATCtcattcaaaagttattaagggTTAACGTGGCCTAATGTCTGAATATCCAACATCAAACTGTCTACACCAGGTCGACTGTCTCACCTGTAACGTTACGTTTGGTTTTGGGGGGTTTGGTAGAACAGGATCCCGACTCTTTGTCGTCCAAACTGATAAAAGGAACAGCGGCTCGTCGTAGTTTTTTCACTCCTTGGTCCCACATCGACACTCTAACGAATGTCACTCAAAGTCCTCCGGTTTGAAATGGAGACTACAAACTCTGAGGTTTTTCAGACCACAGTTTACATCGCTCTGCATCTTTTACTGGAAGCCGATAATAACTGATTCCACCACGACGTTTTGTCCTGTGGTCCTTACAGGTCGGTACGATGCAACTGGACACCATTACCAATCTAAAAAAGCCTTTCCTTTAATGAACGACCGACTCAGCCGGCAAGTCGTTTCTGCCATCATATGTTTACCGTTTAGCTTAACATGCTATTTTCATACTTCCCGGGTACCCGGTACGGATGCCTCTGTCAAAGGTAATGTGCGCAATGCATTCTGGGTGTTGTAGCACTTCAAAATAAGAGCGATACATTGGATACTGGACTCTCCTTCCAGATTTCTCCAATCACAGGGCATCAGTGTCATCAATTGCATCCCTCCACTACACAAACGGCCGAGttctctaaaacaaacaaacaaacacgaaACACCCCTCTTTCCAGCGGTGATCTTTCTCTTTAATACAAGACAGACAGTTGGGATTTCTAGCCAACGTCATCTGTTAAAATCAGATCttttgcaggtaaaacatgtaTTATTTACCTCTGTTCGGCTCCTGTCATCTGCTGGCAGAGATGTGCTGAGGTCCTCTGGTCGTCTTCCAGAGAAAACAGACGGAATAACGTCGGACTTGAGGATTTTTCGGGGCGTTGTTTTCATAAGTTCTGCCTGTATGTCTGGTTCATAATCTTCCGGCTGAAAATGCTGGCTGCAGACTCGTATATTACCGTATTTAGCAACTGGTGTGTTTTCGTCAAATTTGGGGTTTTGTATGGCTTTTAGCCACTTTCTGCATCGCCTCGGGTCTCTCGTAGGCAGAGAGTGAAATACGACTCCCCGGGATCTCGCCTTCTTGTAGCCCTTACAGCCCGGCACAGAGCACATCCCCGGCATGATCGTTgcaaaaatcaaaacagacGACAAAGTGAAATAATCGAGGAATTATAGACAGACGACTGCCACCATTTCTGAGTTGTTTGTAGTGCAGTTACCTATGGCAAGCCATCAGCTCCAGCTATTGGTGAACGTCACCGCTGAGCGTAACCGTAAGTGTAGAGATGCTGTCGCtggcattctgggaaatataGTTTTTTAATCTATACTCCAAACTCAGCATCACAACAACAGCTTATCTCTTGGTGGACTGTTGCTTCAGTGAAACATAGCAAAATTAATGTGAACGTTTTACCCGCCTGTCAAGCAGACAAAGAGCAACCTCCGCATCCGTCTTCATGCCCTCCAACTCTCGGAGGTCTCTCCACCGTTGGAAAGCTTCACCGATGTTAACTCGGCTTTTCGCCCTTGCCTGGTCATAGCCCttctttttcaatttttgttcTTCTGACCTTCTCCTCTTTGGCTGTTTCTTCTCAGCCATCTCCCCTCCTTGACAATGCAATTATGTTGTGAAATtcagcatattagcatgtgCCACTGTCATCACCCCCACCCGCTCTTTGCCCCTGTCCTGTGCACGAGCACGAACGCCCCCtgttgctgattggctggaaggAATAGTGTTCCTGTGGCTCGGTCCGAgccactttgtttttgtttgtttgtcagagcTAGGGCTGTGTATGAGCACAGATATTTTTTCAGTGGATACACAGAACTGACAGCTAGAGGACCAAGAGGaaatatttgctgaatttgacaaaaagtgtattgaacAATCTCTCTTCAGAATCGTTGACACCAAAATGTTGCAAAATCGTTCACAATATTTTCACATTGAACAGATTACTTCTAAAGGTCCCTGCCTCCACATTCCACACAGTTTGGACACTGTTAAATTGGTCAATGATCTTAAGGGCAAGTTCATGTTTAAGAGGGCAAATGAATGCCACATGAGCATGTTTTATTACACATTTCTCTCATTTAAGTTGGAATTCACATTTTTCCTAGATTCAAAACATCTGTTGACAGTAATTTTTAACTTCTTgagtgatttttcttttaaacaaacaaatctatGTTACAAAGGCTTTTtttcaaagttgtttttcataTGTTCATCTGCATATTTTCTTAATAGGTAAAACATGTGCTGAAGTATGAGTGATCTGAGTTTGTCCAACAGGTGGCAGTCTGGAATTAATAATACAGGGCAGAGGTGCCTCCCATGGATCCTTGTTTCAATATGTGAGAGAACTtgctttaaattaaacattatcCTTTAAAATGATCCTTGTTCACAACTTTCAGATTTCAATATTCAACAGCTCTTGCTGTCTAAATAAGCAAACACTGAATGTTACACTATAAAGTGGACATCTGCACATCATGGTTGAGCCCTGAACTTTCCCTTGTAGAAATTATAttcagtgatgtttttattgttaacaCATTCTGTATTACACTATCTTCAGTTACAGAACAAGATGTTCATGGAAATCACAGAtacctctctctcgctctctaaACTGAATTGTTTGAGGTGCTGGAGTGTCGTCCGGCTTTGGAGCTTGGGGCCCTTTTCTTTCCGAGGCTGTGTGCAAAATCTGGCTTTTAACAGTTGTAACTGCTACTAAAGTGAGGTTACTGCACAGAAAATCCATGTCCAGAATAATCACAAGGATTGTATGATTTATATACAGGGGGCTATGCAATGATTTCCCCCCAACAGTTAACACATATACTGATATACTGATGTGTAATAAGCATCTATAATGAACATCATTAATAATTACCCAATTGCCACATTAAACAAGCAGGTTTGTTATCATTTTAACAATCTGTTCTCTAACAGGCTTTATTGTGAAGTTGGTTTCATATTTGTACTTCAGCTAATCTCATTTAAAATGCAATCACATATATTGTAAACAGTGTGTATTCATTATGAGACAGGGACAAGAATCTGGAACCTTtaatttttatctatttttcgGATGAATTGATGTTACTTTGATCCACCATCTCGAAAGAACACTATCACCTAACCTTGTTTTAACTTACATTTACTAAAATACATTATGATCTGATAATTTACACCAAGACAGacagtgtgaaatgaaaaactTTAGGAAAGAAATGTCAAATGCATGTCCAGGATTAATGTCATCACCAGAGAAAACTGAGGCATGCTGCCAACAGCTCAAAATTTCACACTGCCttcacacacagcaacatttaGACATATCTTTCTTTGTCAGGACGCAGTCTGATGTTCTCTAATCTCTTGATAAATGTAAAGCAGGGCATTAAAGTACAGTGTGGTAGAAAGGAGTaagttgtagtttttaaatTCAATCTATTGTGTGCTGATATGCTTCTTGTACTATACTGATGCCTTCTGTACAGGCCTCTGTGTAAGTCATTGCCCTGTGCAGTGAGTGTGGATGAATCTGAACAGTGCCAAAAGTGTTGGTGGTTCTGGGACTGAGTTCACTGAAGGTGTAACAAGCCTCATTCAATAAAACATCTGGATAGGATAGGAGGGACAACCCCTTGTGATGAACCAACGTCCCACTTGTTGCTTAAAAAAgtccaaatattttttttatgatatcttgttttgttttaagtgtTTCAAATTTTGAACTAAAATAACAGCTTATGTTTACTTTTACGGTTAGCCCACTGAAACGCctgtttttaagatttaaaataGGCAAATAGGTTGAGGTTATGAAACTGGTGCATTTTGGTTGAGGATAGAAAAAAGTTTCGGGCTTAGCTGAATAAGAAAACGCCATATCAGAAATCCTCTTTCTGGGGGAGAGGGGTCAAATCCAGGTCACTGCAGTTCAAGTGTAAAGGCTCACCACACCTGCCCCCTCCAAAACCTTATGTTCAGTTAAACTTCAGTTTCAACTTTGTCCCTGTTTTAGTCACTCAAGGCCGCCCCCCTCTCTCACTTTATGTAAATTAAGTATGAATGTGCTATGTGTGCATCTTGAACACCCACACCAAAACCAAACCATATTCAAAAGTGATAAAATCTGCAAATCATCaaatttgaaaagctgaaatcagctaatgtttggcatttttatttaataaatgactcaaacaattaatcagtttaaACAATGTTCATGTCAATCAACCATCAACTTATGTTTTCACcatatcatctatctatctatctgtacTGCCAGTTTGAAGACATAATATGATAATTATCAATAAATATCTCAAGAATTAAGTTATTTTGCAGTTGACTATTGTCTGCCCCACTGGTTTATTTTCAAGGCTGCATTTAACAATTATTTCACTAtctattaatctgctgattattttctcaattaattgattaaagtTTTGCCtctaaaatgtcataaaatagtgaaaatgcttGTAATAGTTTCCCAGAGTCAATAGTTaattctttaaatgtcttattgtgtccaaacaacagtccaaaagccaaaaacattcaatttgctgtcatgtatgacaaagaaaagcattaaatcatcacatctgaggaGCTAAAACTTGCagattttttgtcatatttgcagAAAAAATTACTAAAAGATTATTccattgtcaaaatagttgctgattaatcgTTGCAACTCTACATATTAGaatgcattttattaaatcttGAGTTATGAGCTGTGGTTTATTTAAGTAAAGAGGACAAACAGTATACTAAGTGCTTTTTAACACCTTAGCAGAACTAcgttttattctattattaaaTGACCTAAAAcacatatattaaaaaaatcaaacaaaaacaacgtATCCACAAAGCAGCTGCTGGATGAAGTGCCAAGTTTGTAGCTTTACTTCTAAAAGAGATCATTTCCAATAGAATCACACCTTGTGCATCCCCATGCTGTAGTAATATCCAATATGAACCCAACTTTACTGCAGTCCTCTTGTCTGGTTTCTCGACAGCGCGGAGGAAAAAGTAGTTCCAACACAGTGGGAGGACCACGCTGTACCGGGATTCTCAGTTGTTACTTAAACAACGATTTAACAAAAAAGGACACTATGCTGCCGTGATACTACATACActattattatttctgtaaGCTGTTTTGTAGCTGTCAAAGTTGACCATAATAACGTTAGTGGCTCTGAATACACCTGTAGACGAACTGAATTGCGTTAACCTAATGATGCAGCAAGCCTCAATTGAATACTTTAAACCTTTTATGTGATTGCTGCTTTAAATTAGCTGTTTATACATGTATATGCATTTCAAAgtgttcaaaatgtttttttccctttaataatacacagaaaaagaagagttaaattaaataaatatatgaactTAACATGACACAGGGTGTCTTTTTTATGAATAACCCAGCCTGCTGTATAAACTATGACAACGATGTATTTtagcaaaatgttttaaacgcacagtatgtaatttctgccgctaggggtctctcaatcaaaacaataacaaaagacagagttcgATGACGTatgaagtagcgtgggatcatgggagttgcTCTATTCAAATGCTTGCTTACCTGTCTAGTAGAACACATGCGAAATCTGCGTCCTTTTGTAGTCCTAGCTCGTCACGAAGCTCTCTCCATCTGGGAAATGCCACACCGATATTTACCCTGGTTTTACCTCTCTTCTTGTCCCATAATCTTCTTGGGTCGTTTGGTTCACCCGTACGTTTGCGTTTTCCAGGGACAGGACGCGCAGTAAACGGCAACGAATAAACGTGATCCATCACGAGTGAGCAACACAAACAAGTAAACAATAGAGTggactttcttcttcttcttctaatgaA includes these proteins:
- the LOC122980530 gene encoding uncharacterized protein LOC122980530 isoform X1 produces the protein MPGMCSVPGCKGYKKARSRGVVFHSLPTRDPRRCRKWLKAIQNPKFDENTPVAKYGNIRVCSQHFQPEDYEPDIQAELMKTTPRKILKSDVIPSVFSGRRPEDLSTSLPADDRSRTEVNTPSTAAEACTSVVSGSSVDTESNRTSVSTSGPSTSSQASSSGVQDTGVDTASPLPSVPVLIASGAPSTSSPSPPPAELREGSCSAAASKDCLDESSHQETELSSTTASKSDENTEKDLSGSRTIVNNSCLMELFKKCQTCGKPITKKNMSHCGAQTKVAWSCLGGHRGTWMSSPLLWDALPEIHLLTALSILFSGGSFTQFKTWAKHLHLNFMGHKTFFEIQKAYLNPETNRTEWDKILEVSQQLEGTLPHQISDPLKKIKAKARRRGSGVLSSLSSNERRSSVLMISTGRCTQESTSLLSLRHLSASERDKQCQQDDDDEHQFDSTDTTSEVDCLQDSFEEMEVTLENDKFNSVKNRESDLHSDVDNVAATAELSAPEADDSCDEDVYVPVIPQRSKMSELLLECEEEELEPWQKQTSHVHVKVEDDVGNLSIDQIDCKPDAASLQTNATPPKLKEESPQPLVFNSQGFIVASPQLTSNTEFIGSPGNSLPLVTAGQKQLFHKVSPAAVTPEAYVVHTSEVQQISNNPLSLSSVQSPAVYKAPSDQTTSQTLSEPFPLSCFTILELTSAQQTHNKL
- the LOC122980530 gene encoding uncharacterized protein LOC122980530 isoform X3, yielding MPGMCSVPGCKGYKKARSRGVVFHSLPTRDPRRCRKWLKAIQNPKFDENTPVAKYGNIRVCSQHFQPEDYEPDIQAELMKTTPRKILKSDVIPSVFSGRRPEDLSTSLPADDRSRTEVNTPSTAAEACTSVVSGSSVDTESNRTSVSTSGPSTSSQASSSGVQDTGVDTASPLPSVPVLIASGAPSTSSPSPPPAELREGSCSAAASKDCLDESSHQETELSSTTASKSDENTEKDLSGSRTIVNNSCLMELFKKCQTCGKPITKKNMSHCGAQTKVAWSCLGGHRGTWMSSPLLWDALPEIHLLTALSILFSGGSFTQFKTWAKHLHLNFMGHKTFFEIQKAYLNPETNRTEWDKILEVSQQLEGTLPHQISDPLKKIKAKARRRGSGVLSSLSSNERRSSVLMISTGRCTQESTSLLSLRHLSASERDKQCQQDDDDEHQFDSTDTTSEVDCLQDSFEEMEVTLENDKFNSVKNRESDLHSDVDNVTATAELSAPGADDSCDEEVYVPVIHQRSKMSEFLLECEEEELEPWQKQTSHVHVKVEDDVGELSIDQLDCKPDAASLQTNATPPKLKEESPQPLVFNSQGFIVSSPQLTSNTEFIGSPGNSLPLVTVGQKQLFHKVSPAAVTPEAYVVHTSEVQQISNNPLSLSSVQSPAVYKAPSDQTTSQTLSEPFPPLLLYYP
- the LOC122980530 gene encoding uncharacterized protein LOC122980530 isoform X5; translated protein: MPGMCSVPGCKGYKKARSRGVVFHSLPTRDPRRCRKWLKAIQNPKFDENTPVAKYGNIRVCSQHFQPEDYEPDIQAELMKTTPRKILKSDVIPSVFSGRRPEDLSTSLPADDRSRTEVNTPSTAAEACTSVVSGSSVDTESNRTSVSTSGPSTSSQASSSGVQDTGVDTASPLPSVPVLIASGAPSTSSPSPPPAELREGSCSAAASKDCLDESSHQETELSSTTASKSDENTEKDLSGSRTIVNNSCLMELFKKCQTCGKPITKKNMSHCGAQTKVAWSCLGGHRGTWMSSPLLWDALPEIHLLTALSILFSGGSFTQFKTWAKHLHLNFMGHKTFFEIQKAYLNPETNRTEWDKILEVSQQLEGTLPHQISDPLKKIKAKARRRGSGVLSSLSSNERRSSVLMISTGRCTQESTSLLSLRHLSASERDKQCQQDDDDEHQFDSTDTTSEVDCLQDSCEEMEVPIDNDECNSLKNRDDVDNVTATAELSAPGADDSCDEEVYVPVIHQRSKMSEFLLECEEEELEPWQKQTSHVHVKVEDDVGELSIDQLDCKPDAASLQTNATPPKLKEESPQPLVFNSQGFIVSSPQLTSNTEFIGSPGNSLPLVTVGQKQLFHKVSPAAVTPEAYVVHTSEVQQISNNPLSLSSVQSPAVYKAPSDQTTSQTLSEPFPPLLLYYP
- the LOC122980530 gene encoding uncharacterized protein LOC122980530 isoform X4 encodes the protein MPGMCSVPGCKGYKKARSRGVVFHSLPTRDPRRCRKWLKAIQNPKFDENTPVAKYGNIRVCSQHFQPEDYEPDIQAELMKTTPRKILKSDVIPSVFSGRRPEDLSTSLPADDRSRTEVNTPSTAAEACTSVVSGSSVDTESNRTSVSTSGPSTSSQASSSGVQDTGVDTASPLPSVPVLIASGAPSTSSPSPPPAELREGSCSAAASKDCLDESSHQETELSSTTASKSDENTEKDLSGSRTIVNNSCLMELFKKCQTCGKPITKKNMSHCGAQTKVAWSCLGGHRGTWMSSPLLWDALPEIHLLTALSILFSGGSFTQFKTWAKHLHLNFMGHKTFFEIQKAYLNPETNRTEWDKILEVSQQLEGTLPHQISDPLKKIKAKARRRGSGVLSSLSSNERRSSVLMISTGRCTQESTSLLSLRHLSASERDKQCQQDDDDEHQFDSTDTTSEVDCLQDSFEEMEVTLENDKFNSVKNRDDVDNVTATAELSAPGADDSCDEEVYVPVIHQRSKMSEFLLECEEEELEPWQKQTSHVHVKVEDDVGELSIDQLDCKPDAASLQTNATPPKLKEESPQPLVFNSQGFIVSSPQLTSNTEFIGSPGNSLPLVTVGQKQLFHKVSPAAVTPEAYVVHTSEVQQISNNPLSLSSVQSPAVYKAPSDQTTSQTLSEPFPPLLLYYP
- the LOC122980530 gene encoding uncharacterized protein LOC122980530 isoform X2, whose amino-acid sequence is MPGMCSVPGCKGYKKARSRGVVFHSLPTRDPRRCRKWLKAIQNPKFDENTPVAKYGNIRVCSQHFQPEDYEPDIQAELMKTTPRKILKSDVIPSVFSGRRPEDLSTSLPADDRSRTEVNTPSTAAEACTSVVSGSSVDTESNRTSVSTSGPSTSSQASSSGVQDTGVDTASPLPSVPVLIASGAPSTSSPSPPPAELREGSCSAAASKDCLDESSHQETELSSTTASKSDENTEKDLSGSRTIVNNSCLMELFKKCQTCGKPITKKNMSHCGAQTKVAWSCLGGHRGTWMSSPLLWDALPEIHLLTALSILFSGGSFTQFKTWAKHLHLNFMGHKTFFEIQKAYLNPETNRTEWDKILEVSQQLEGTLPHQISDPLKKIKAKARRRGSGVLSSLSSNERRSSVLMISTGRCTQESTSLLSLRHLSASERDKQCQQDDDDEHQFDSTDTTSEVDCLQDSCEEMEVPIDNDECNSLKNRESDLHSDVDNVTATAELSAPGADDSCDEEVYVPVIHQRSKMSEFLLECEEEELEPWQKQTSHVHVKVEDDVGELSIDQLDCKPDAASLQTNATPPKLKEESPQPLVFNSQGFIVSSPQLTSNTEFIGSPGNSLPLVTVGQKQLFHKVSPAAVTPEAYVVHTSEVQQISNNPLSLSSVQSPAVYKAPSDQTTSQTLSEPFPPLLLYYP